A portion of the Candidatus Pristimantibacillus lignocellulolyticus genome contains these proteins:
- a CDS encoding MBOAT family protein, with amino-acid sequence MVFSSLLFIVFFLPTVLLLYYISPPKFRNWILLISSFIFYAWGEPIYIVLLLVSTTTDFWLGKWIGNTQRGERSRKTMLIISIAINLAVLFFFKYAGFLIDNLNNVLGTNIADLDLPLPIGISFYTFQSISYIVDVYRRKVEPQQHWVPFATYIALFPQLVAGPIVQYSTIAAQLNHRKFKESEFAEGIQRFIRGLAKKVLLANNIGLLWDHIQSQPMDTMSIWLAWLGIIAFAFQIYFDFSGYSDMAIGLGLMFGFRFNENFNLPYLARSITDFWRRWHISLSSWFRDYVYIPLGGNRQGLWKQLRNIMIVWALTGIWHGASWNFALWGIYFGIILICEKLFLLKWLTRSPRWLQHSYAIILILCGWVLFVFEDMTVMGQYIMSMLGLHEGSIWISDELLFQLRNYFVLLAILVIVSISPKFKWWNRFTKSTSGLIIVWAIHMLLMFVSIAYLVDASFNPFLYFRF; translated from the coding sequence ATGGTTTTTAGCAGCTTATTATTTATTGTTTTCTTTCTTCCAACCGTTCTATTACTGTATTATATTAGCCCACCGAAGTTTCGAAATTGGATTCTTCTTATCAGCTCTTTCATTTTCTACGCATGGGGCGAACCGATCTATATCGTCCTACTGCTAGTATCTACGACAACTGATTTTTGGTTAGGTAAATGGATTGGAAATACGCAGCGTGGTGAGCGATCGCGTAAAACCATGCTCATTATTTCTATAGCCATTAACTTAGCTGTCTTATTTTTCTTCAAATATGCTGGTTTTCTAATCGATAATTTGAATAATGTACTAGGAACAAATATTGCTGATTTAGACTTACCATTACCAATCGGTATTTCGTTCTACACGTTCCAATCGATTTCATACATCGTTGATGTATATCGACGTAAAGTTGAACCACAACAACATTGGGTGCCATTTGCAACCTATATTGCGCTGTTCCCACAATTAGTCGCTGGCCCTATTGTTCAATATAGTACCATTGCAGCGCAACTGAACCATCGTAAATTTAAGGAATCGGAATTTGCAGAAGGCATTCAACGCTTTATACGTGGACTTGCCAAAAAAGTACTTCTAGCCAATAATATTGGTTTGCTTTGGGATCATATTCAGTCTCAGCCAATGGACACCATGTCAATCTGGCTAGCTTGGCTCGGTATTATTGCATTTGCATTCCAGATCTACTTCGATTTCAGTGGTTACTCGGATATGGCAATTGGGCTTGGACTTATGTTTGGTTTCCGATTCAACGAAAACTTTAATCTGCCTTATCTTGCTAGAAGTATTACAGACTTTTGGAGAAGATGGCATATTTCACTTAGTAGCTGGTTCAGAGATTACGTATATATTCCACTCGGTGGAAATCGACAAGGGCTTTGGAAGCAATTAAGAAATATTATGATTGTCTGGGCACTCACAGGAATTTGGCATGGAGCCAGCTGGAACTTCGCATTATGGGGTATCTATTTCGGAATCATACTTATATGTGAGAAGTTATTCCTCCTGAAATGGTTAACTCGTTCTCCGAGATGGTTACAACATAGTTACGCCATTATTTTAATACTGTGTGGATGGGTATTATTCGTATTTGAAGATATGACCGTCATGGGTCAATATATCATGTCAATGCTTGGCTTACATGAAGGTTCAATATGGATTAGTGATGAACTATTATTCCAACTTAGAAATTACTTTGTGTTGCTAGCCATACTCGTAATCGTATCCATTTCACCAAAATTTAAATGGTGGAATCGATTCACTAAATCAACTAGTGGCCTAATTATTGTCTGGGCGATTCATATGTTATTGATGTTCGTATCGATAGCGTATTTGGTGGATGCGAGTTTTAATCCATTCCTATACTTCCGTTTCTAA
- a CDS encoding DHHW family protein: MTNKWNAKLYIIGFMVMLGGLLLLFIVSPKGTFSQFENRTLQSKVEFSWEALVDKSFAEDTETYLSDQFPFRQQWFMVKSIAEQARLMTVNNGIIHGDNGYLFEPMEEPIWGDVEKYVDSINKFQGAFTNTHMSLLLAPTSVEMYPQYLPKWSSSFSQKLTNETIKSYLSTDINFIDGIDALQPHTTDDNNLYFRNDHHWTSYGAYYAYTEYMKSLGIEPITLEELQPTTVSTNFLGSYDTKGQFWGAQPDEIVAFTNPWFSSQLFIVDDGSTSDSLYYDKFLEVKDQYSYYLGGVHALMTITNAPINEQTEKQPEIDKLLVIKDSYSHNLIPLLVNHAREIHVVDPRYYNGSIKAYMEQEQFDEVLLLYNTPTFITERSLLNLKR; encoded by the coding sequence ATGACTAACAAATGGAATGCCAAATTGTATATTATTGGATTTATGGTGATGCTAGGTGGATTATTACTTCTGTTCATCGTCTCACCTAAAGGTACTTTCTCACAGTTTGAGAATCGTACTCTGCAAAGCAAAGTTGAGTTCAGTTGGGAAGCACTTGTAGATAAATCATTCGCAGAAGATACGGAAACGTATCTATCTGATCAATTCCCTTTTCGCCAACAATGGTTTATGGTCAAATCAATTGCTGAACAAGCTCGCCTGATGACCGTTAACAATGGCATTATTCATGGGGATAATGGTTACTTATTTGAACCAATGGAAGAACCTATTTGGGGAGATGTGGAAAAATATGTGGATAGCATCAACAAATTCCAAGGTGCTTTTACAAATACACATATGTCTCTGCTATTAGCACCAACTTCCGTGGAAATGTATCCACAATATTTACCGAAATGGAGCAGTTCATTCTCTCAGAAACTGACTAATGAGACCATCAAATCTTATTTATCCACAGATATTAATTTCATCGATGGAATTGATGCCCTTCAACCGCATACAACTGATGATAATAATCTGTATTTCCGCAATGATCACCACTGGACGAGCTATGGAGCGTACTACGCTTATACAGAGTATATGAAAAGTCTTGGCATCGAGCCCATTACTTTAGAGGAACTGCAACCTACTACAGTATCAACTAACTTCCTTGGTAGCTATGACACTAAGGGACAATTTTGGGGAGCACAACCTGATGAGATTGTAGCTTTTACTAATCCATGGTTTAGCTCACAGCTGTTTATTGTTGATGATGGTTCGACTAGCGATTCTTTGTACTACGATAAATTCTTAGAAGTAAAAGATCAGTACAGTTATTATCTAGGTGGGGTTCATGCACTAATGACGATTACGAACGCACCGATTAATGAGCAGACAGAAAAGCAGCCTGAAATTGACAAGTTACTTGTCATTAAAGATTCTTATTCGCATAATCTTATTCCATTACTAGTTAACCATGCTCGTGAAATTCATGTTGTTGATCCTCGTTATTATAACGGTTCAATAAAAGCATACATGGAGCAAGAACAATTTGATGAAGTATTACTACTTTACAATACACCAACATTTATTACCGAGCGTAGTTTGCTAAATTTGAAAAGATAA
- a CDS encoding DUF72 domain-containing protein: MSIYIGLGGWGDHDSLYSKGVRSTDKLSAYAKHFEIVEIDSTFYAIQSPERIRQWIAQTPPHFKFIVKAYQGMTGHQRGSTGIASKKEEMFAAFLTMIQPLIELDRLLCVLFQYPPWFDCMTKHVMVLRSTKKLMGDIPCSLEFRHQSWFKSEMRAKTIQFMKDEQWIHSVCDEPQAGDGSIPMIIESTDKILTMVRLHGRNESGWNDTGDDKWREVRYLYDYSEQQLAEWLPRLEQLSQGSQDVFVIFNNNSGGHAARNAKMLMMLLGQKRPDGKQPMDALPQSVEQLELF, from the coding sequence ATGAGCATTTACATTGGGCTTGGTGGATGGGGTGATCATGATTCACTCTACTCTAAAGGTGTAAGAAGTACAGATAAGTTATCGGCATATGCGAAGCATTTTGAAATTGTTGAAATTGATAGTACTTTTTATGCGATACAGTCGCCCGAAAGGATACGTCAATGGATCGCTCAAACTCCACCTCATTTCAAATTTATTGTGAAGGCCTATCAAGGTATGACGGGTCATCAACGTGGGAGTACTGGAATTGCTTCAAAGAAAGAGGAAATGTTTGCTGCATTTCTTACGATGATTCAGCCTCTCATTGAGTTGGATCGGCTATTATGTGTTTTATTTCAATATCCGCCTTGGTTTGATTGTATGACGAAGCATGTAATGGTTCTTCGTTCAACGAAGAAACTAATGGGAGATATTCCTTGTTCACTCGAATTTCGTCATCAGAGCTGGTTTAAGAGTGAGATGAGAGCAAAGACAATTCAATTTATGAAAGATGAGCAATGGATTCATAGTGTATGTGATGAACCTCAAGCTGGGGATGGAAGTATTCCGATGATTATTGAGTCTACGGATAAAATATTAACAATGGTTAGATTGCATGGTCGCAATGAGAGTGGTTGGAACGATACAGGCGACGATAAGTGGCGGGAAGTAAGGTATTTGTACGATTATAGTGAGCAACAATTAGCAGAATGGTTACCGAGGCTAGAGCAATTATCTCAAGGTAGTCAAGACGTATTTGTTATATTCAATAATAACTCGGGTGGACATGCTGCCCGTAATGCTAAGATGCTTATGATGCTTTTAGGGCAAAAACGCCCTGACGGTAAGCAACCTATGGATGCATTACCTCAGAGCGTCGAGCAGTTGGAACTATTCTAA
- a CDS encoding MEKHLA domain-containing protein, translating into MLEKHAQLLIHSYTQWTGKKLINDTPDTPLLDQLNKAKCIILSHGTEDDPILNYGNKRAMQLWEMTEEQFISTPSRLTAEPLERSERARFMSEVTTNGYVADYTGVRISSSGRRFYIKQATVWNLIDESGKYCGQAATFSDYEYIDNGDEMK; encoded by the coding sequence ATGTTGGAGAAACATGCACAATTATTAATACATAGCTACACTCAATGGACGGGTAAAAAGTTAATTAATGATACCCCAGATACACCATTATTGGATCAATTGAATAAGGCTAAATGCATTATTTTGTCGCACGGTACTGAGGATGATCCAATCTTAAATTATGGCAATAAACGAGCGATGCAGTTATGGGAAATGACGGAGGAACAATTTATCTCAACACCATCTAGGTTGACTGCAGAGCCATTGGAAAGATCAGAAAGAGCAAGATTTATGTCGGAAGTTACGACTAATGGATATGTAGCAGATTATACGGGCGTTCGCATTTCTAGTTCTGGGAGACGATTTTATATTAAGCAAGCAACCGTGTGGAATTTGATTGATGAAAGTGGGAAATACTGTGGTCAAGCGGCTACATTTTCTGACTACGAGTACATCGACAATGGAGATGAGATGAAATAA
- a CDS encoding TerC family protein: protein MDWSIFFEYGSVLLILVALEGLLAADNALVLAIMVKHLPEEERKKALFYGLFGALVFRFLSLFIISFLVDIWQVQAIGALYLLFIALNHIIRKLWFHSKDTSNEKKEKKGSGFWVTVLKVELADIAFAIDSILAAIALAVSLPATTLPKIGGMDGGHFIVIFLGGLIGVIIMRFAANMFVKLLESRPGLEIAAFVIVGWVGVKLAVHTLAHESVGVISHDFAESTGWKLTFYFVLIAIAVVGWLLSNKGKVSDEGTKQSA, encoded by the coding sequence ATGGATTGGTCAATTTTTTTCGAGTATGGTTCAGTTTTACTAATTCTTGTTGCATTAGAAGGTTTATTAGCTGCTGATAATGCACTCGTACTTGCAATCATGGTAAAACATTTACCAGAAGAAGAACGAAAAAAGGCATTGTTTTACGGGTTATTTGGAGCATTAGTATTTAGATTTTTATCATTGTTTATTATTTCTTTCTTGGTCGATATATGGCAGGTTCAAGCGATCGGAGCATTGTATCTACTCTTTATCGCGCTCAACCATATTATAAGAAAATTATGGTTCCATTCTAAAGATACATCGAATGAAAAGAAAGAGAAAAAAGGCAGTGGCTTCTGGGTTACTGTATTAAAAGTTGAATTAGCGGATATCGCTTTTGCGATCGACTCAATATTAGCAGCTATTGCACTTGCTGTATCGTTACCAGCTACTACTTTACCGAAAATAGGTGGTATGGATGGTGGTCATTTCATCGTCATATTCCTTGGAGGACTTATTGGAGTAATTATTATGCGATTTGCAGCAAATATGTTTGTTAAATTACTTGAAAGTCGTCCAGGTCTTGAAATTGCCGCATTCGTTATTGTAGGTTGGGTAGGTGTTAAGCTTGCTGTTCATACATTAGCTCATGAATCTGTAGGAGTAATCTCTCATGATTTTGCAGAATCAACAGGCTGGAAGCTAACGTTCTACTTTGTACTTATTGCTATCGCTGTGGTTGGTTGGTTATTATCAAACAAAGGTAAAGTATCAGATGAAGGTACTAAACAGTCTGCTTAG
- a CDS encoding thioredoxin family protein — protein sequence MNSIITELTEDQLHHMASIEIGRVAILFASPFCGTCKVALTMLQIVQEVGVPYSLYQANINYTPYFREIWQLRSIPALVLIHNGKVIDIVYAIQSVDSLYTKLQIN from the coding sequence ATGAATTCAATAATTACAGAACTAACAGAAGATCAGCTTCACCACATGGCTTCCATAGAAATTGGAAGAGTCGCCATACTATTTGCATCGCCTTTTTGCGGGACATGTAAAGTTGCATTAACAATGCTACAAATTGTACAAGAAGTAGGTGTTCCATATTCGCTTTATCAAGCGAATATTAATTACACACCATATTTCCGTGAAATATGGCAGCTTAGAAGTATACCCGCACTTGTACTAATTCATAATGGTAAAGTAATCGACATAGTCTATGCCATTCAATCCGTAGACTCACTCTATACAAAATTGCAAATAAATTAA
- a CDS encoding TraB/GumN family protein — protein MKKSLSILFAFLLIFTIALPAHAASSTKATVYYNGEKLALTEAPFIEKGKTYIPLRSYFEELGYTVTYSGKAKSITVSYDGFESIIDLNTNKVSEYGEVVVDKLDIIKRNNTTYAPLRELQPVTLLNIDFNKATNSIYLTDMYTIPEEETTDPELASQGFLWKVENNGNVVYLLGSIHVGDEALYPLRTEITEAFDASDVVVTEVDVTKPLTKKEEEAIQKLMYYEDGKTLRDHVSPEIYAKLVDLAKKKGLNMQVIDKTKVWFLNLILQELLPEDEKISSEYGIDIHFLEAAAEQKMPNLELETAYLQYNMLSSFSDEYQESSLATTLQMIEYADQGYDVNSGSDYLLDIWKAGDLATLDSMAESIKKEELDYYNGMLTNRNKGMTEKVIGYLNGTETKTYFVIAGALHMAGPDSIIKMLEAQGYKVDRL, from the coding sequence GTGAAAAAGAGTTTATCTATTTTATTTGCATTTTTACTAATCTTCACAATCGCTTTACCTGCTCATGCAGCAAGTTCTACAAAAGCAACGGTATATTACAATGGAGAAAAGCTAGCCTTAACCGAGGCTCCATTCATTGAAAAAGGTAAAACATACATACCATTACGCAGTTATTTCGAAGAACTAGGCTATACTGTAACCTATTCGGGTAAAGCAAAGTCGATTACAGTTTCATATGATGGATTCGAATCTATTATTGATTTGAACACTAATAAAGTTTCTGAATATGGCGAAGTGGTCGTCGACAAGTTAGATATTATTAAGCGTAACAATACGACTTATGCTCCATTAAGAGAATTACAGCCTGTTACATTATTGAATATTGACTTTAATAAAGCAACTAATTCTATCTATTTAACAGATATGTATACAATTCCTGAAGAAGAAACAACCGATCCGGAATTAGCATCTCAAGGTTTTTTATGGAAAGTTGAGAATAACGGAAATGTTGTTTACTTACTAGGTTCGATTCATGTAGGAGATGAAGCATTATATCCATTGAGAACTGAAATAACAGAGGCATTTGATGCATCTGATGTTGTTGTCACTGAAGTTGATGTAACAAAACCACTAACGAAAAAAGAAGAAGAAGCTATTCAAAAGTTAATGTATTATGAAGACGGAAAAACACTTAGAGACCATGTATCTCCAGAAATATATGCGAAATTGGTAGATCTAGCTAAGAAAAAAGGATTGAATATGCAAGTGATCGACAAGACCAAAGTTTGGTTCCTTAATTTGATTCTTCAAGAGCTACTTCCAGAAGATGAGAAGATCAGTTCGGAGTATGGTATCGATATTCACTTCCTAGAGGCAGCTGCAGAACAGAAAATGCCGAATCTAGAACTTGAAACTGCTTATTTACAATATAATATGTTAAGTAGTTTCTCTGACGAATATCAAGAATCATCATTGGCAACTACGCTTCAGATGATTGAATATGCTGATCAAGGATACGATGTAAATAGTGGTTCTGATTATCTTCTTGATATTTGGAAAGCAGGAGATCTAGCCACATTAGATAGTATGGCAGAATCTATAAAAAAAGAAGAACTGGATTACTATAACGGCATGCTAACAAATCGTAATAAAGGGATGACGGAGAAAGTAATCGGATATTTGAATGGAACAGAGACAAAAACTTATTTTGTAATTGCAGGTGCACTTCATATGGCTGGACCTGATAGTATAATTAAAATGCTAGAAGCACAAGGATACAAGGTTGATAGATTATAG
- a CDS encoding VanZ family protein gives MLRKSLLIPLFIVNLFFLLKIILFKFGPVSMMTLIEQAKRSLVRPEIITNRLEWANLVPFDTISASIGSQQSLSQFMNLYGNIAIFIPTGIIISLLVKKKWLLSLIISFGISLSLECMQLFLSMGSFDVDDLILNTSGGVIGAGIVVIGSYIVRRVFRFGKAQKVA, from the coding sequence ATGCTACGCAAAAGTTTATTAATACCACTTTTTATTGTGAATTTGTTCTTTCTATTAAAAATCATTCTATTCAAGTTCGGTCCAGTCTCAATGATGACATTAATTGAGCAGGCCAAAAGATCATTGGTGCGACCAGAAATCATTACTAATAGATTAGAGTGGGCTAATCTAGTGCCTTTCGATACGATATCAGCAAGTATAGGAAGTCAACAAAGCTTATCGCAATTTATGAATTTATACGGCAATATTGCTATATTTATCCCGACTGGTATTATCATTAGTTTATTGGTAAAAAAGAAGTGGTTGCTGTCGCTCATCATTTCTTTTGGAATTAGTTTATCACTAGAATGTATGCAATTATTTCTATCGATGGGTTCTTTCGATGTAGATGATCTTATTCTGAATACCTCTGGTGGGGTAATTGGAGCGGGAATTGTAGTTATTGGTAGCTATATAGTAAGGAGAGTATTTCGCTTCGGGAAAGCTCAAAAAGTAGCCTAA
- a CDS encoding M15 family metallopeptidase, with protein sequence MKKAIVASCIAAVLIYLFVGFKEREVQLIEIENNEFRQGGYDVLQIDENMKYAGDLILVNRDHKMINEGLADDIVLVVEEIHEKSGFQVGSDDVKLSKSVVVRFQRMVDQAKQDGITNFILSSGYRNNAKQASLYNEMGPAYALPAGYSEHNVGLSLDIGSSVGKMEDAPEGKWLRENASDFGFILRYPENKIDVTGIQYEPWHFRYVGLPHSIIMKEHQWVLEEYLDYISENPAFTTTINGEKYNINYYSFEHGLKIKVPSNHSYTISGDNKGGIIVTSVVGGE encoded by the coding sequence ATGAAGAAAGCAATTGTTGCGTCATGTATAGCTGCTGTACTTATCTATCTATTTGTTGGTTTTAAGGAACGTGAAGTCCAACTAATAGAAATTGAGAATAATGAGTTTCGCCAAGGTGGATATGATGTCTTACAGATAGATGAAAATATGAAATATGCAGGTGATCTAATTTTAGTTAACCGAGACCATAAGATGATCAATGAAGGATTAGCGGATGATATTGTGTTAGTTGTAGAAGAAATCCATGAAAAGAGTGGATTTCAAGTTGGTAGTGATGATGTAAAACTATCAAAATCAGTCGTGGTTCGTTTTCAACGAATGGTCGACCAAGCCAAGCAAGATGGGATAACAAATTTTATATTAAGTAGTGGATATAGAAATAATGCGAAGCAAGCTTCGTTATATAATGAAATGGGGCCTGCATATGCCCTGCCGGCAGGGTATAGTGAACATAATGTGGGACTATCATTGGATATAGGTTCATCAGTAGGTAAGATGGAAGATGCACCTGAGGGAAAATGGTTGAGGGAAAATGCGTCGGACTTTGGATTTATATTGCGCTACCCGGAAAATAAAATCGATGTTACGGGGATACAATATGAGCCTTGGCATTTTCGCTACGTCGGACTTCCACATAGTATCATTATGAAAGAGCATCAATGGGTTTTAGAAGAGTACTTAGATTACATAAGTGAGAACCCTGCATTTACAACAACAATTAATGGGGAAAAATATAATATTAATTATTATTCCTTTGAACATGGTCTGAAAATTAAAGTTCCTTCAAACCATTCCTACACTATATCAGGAGATAATAAGGGCGGAATTATCGTAACATCGGTTGTAGGAGGAGAATAA
- a CDS encoding HAMP domain-containing histidine kinase: protein MGRAIKSFRTKMLVLFMLSIATSALVTYGVYRGLQYYYHNYVYYEDQIALWRKWILKVGDVNFFLILFIPLAILIFYLLTIPYSGYFKSISKGIHHLANGEFSEQVVIETRDEFQSIAEDINRAGMKLQEAVTRGDFAESSKDQLVLNLAHDLRTPLTSVIGYLEYILQHEELSQETSTHYTTIAYTKSKRLETLIEQLFEITRMNYGNLSLKKKPIDLIQLLVQLTEELYPIFESQQLEARLDLPTTVLIHGDGELLARVFENLLANAARYGNDGQYVDIVGNILDDHIQIIVRNYGDFIPQEELPFLFDMFYSGDRARTEKAGSTGLGLYIAKNIIEQHGGTIVVQSDITATQFTVKLPIGSET from the coding sequence ATGGGTAGAGCGATAAAAAGTTTTCGAACTAAAATGCTCGTATTATTTATGCTCAGTATAGCTACTTCAGCCCTTGTTACTTATGGCGTATATCGAGGGTTACAATACTATTATCATAACTATGTATATTATGAGGACCAAATAGCATTGTGGAGAAAGTGGATATTAAAAGTTGGTGATGTTAATTTTTTTCTAATCCTATTTATTCCACTTGCGATTCTCATATTCTATTTATTAACGATACCATACTCGGGTTATTTCAAATCGATTTCTAAAGGGATTCATCATCTAGCTAATGGGGAATTTTCAGAGCAGGTCGTCATTGAAACAAGAGACGAATTTCAGAGCATTGCTGAAGATATCAATCGTGCAGGAATGAAGCTACAAGAAGCTGTAACTAGAGGCGACTTTGCTGAGAGTAGTAAAGATCAGCTGGTACTGAATTTAGCACATGATTTACGTACGCCGCTTACCTCGGTTATTGGGTACTTAGAATATATTTTACAGCATGAAGAGTTGTCCCAAGAAACGTCTACACATTATACAACGATTGCTTACACAAAATCTAAGCGTTTAGAAACGTTAATTGAACAATTATTTGAGATTACTAGAATGAACTATGGTAATCTTTCTTTGAAGAAGAAACCGATTGATCTAATCCAATTGCTCGTTCAATTGACAGAAGAATTATATCCTATTTTCGAATCACAGCAGTTGGAAGCTAGATTAGATCTTCCGACAACCGTTCTAATTCATGGTGATGGAGAACTACTTGCTCGTGTATTTGAGAATTTGCTTGCTAATGCAGCACGCTATGGAAATGATGGACAATATGTTGATATCGTTGGAAATATTTTAGATGATCATATCCAAATTATAGTTCGAAACTATGGTGATTTTATTCCACAGGAAGAGCTACCGTTTCTGTTCGATATGTTTTATAGTGGTGATCGTGCTCGTACTGAGAAAGCAGGAAGTACTGGGTTGGGCCTTTACATTGCAAAAAATATTATTGAACAGCATGGCGGTACAATTGTCGTGCAAAGTGATATAACTGCTACACAATTTACAGTAAAACTGCCAATAGGATCGGAAACTTAA
- a CDS encoding response regulator transcription factor produces MPMILIAEDDQDIAQLVAIHLQHEGYKTIFAYDGQAALDIVMSQQIDLIILDIMMPRLDGLEATRKIREKYSMPIIFLSAKTSDMDKITGLIMGADDYMTKPFNPMELVARVKAQLRRYTLLNQSLSVKESQLIIQGGLQIDPSSHIVTLYDQVIELTPKEFEILYLLAQTPKKVFSTENIFVQVWGESYQDSANTVMVHIRTLRKKLGKDKDQWIKTIWGVGYTFNG; encoded by the coding sequence ATGCCGATGATACTTATTGCCGAAGATGATCAAGACATTGCTCAATTAGTAGCGATTCATCTTCAACATGAGGGATATAAGACGATTTTTGCATATGATGGACAAGCAGCTTTGGATATTGTGATGTCACAACAAATTGATCTTATTATTCTAGATATTATGATGCCGCGATTGGATGGACTTGAAGCGACACGGAAAATTAGAGAGAAATATAGTATGCCTATTATTTTTCTAAGCGCCAAAACTTCCGATATGGATAAAATTACAGGGCTCATTATGGGGGCTGATGATTATATGACCAAACCATTTAATCCAATGGAATTAGTAGCTAGAGTGAAAGCACAACTTAGGAGATATACACTACTTAATCAGAGCTTATCGGTAAAGGAATCACAACTTATTATTCAAGGTGGGTTGCAGATCGATCCATCTTCTCATATCGTTACTTTGTATGATCAAGTGATAGAGCTCACTCCGAAAGAGTTTGAAATATTGTATTTACTAGCACAAACACCGAAAAAGGTATTTAGTACTGAAAATATCTTTGTACAAGTATGGGGAGAATCATATCAGGATTCTGCTAACACTGTCATGGTGCATATTCGTACACTTCGCAAAAAGCTTGGTAAAGATAAAGATCAGTGGATTAAAACAATTTGGGGAGTGGGGTATACGTTTAATGGGTAG
- a CDS encoding LLM class flavin-dependent oxidoreductase gives MINKLSILDVSPIIQGGTVGDALKRTVDLAQHAEQWGYTRYWLAEHHNSPSIASSATAVVIGHVASQTQSIRVGSGGVMLPNHAPLAIAEQFGTLEALFPGRIDLGLGRAPGTDPLTAKALRGERGTHGQNFPDQLDELRKYIDPTYGTSRPSIRAIPGEGSNVPIWLLGSSDFSAALAAEQGLPFAFAGHFSPTYIVPALNLYKTQFQPSTTYLKPHSMVAVNVIAAETDEEAQYLATSMYQLFLSFVRSRSAPLAPPVSDMAQIWTQQEKFMVEQQVGSSIIGSKETVQKKLEQLIAATEVDEVMVTAYIYDHAARLRSFEIVASLMG, from the coding sequence ATGATTAATAAATTATCAATTTTAGATGTTTCACCAATTATACAAGGTGGTACTGTAGGTGATGCTTTAAAGCGTACGGTTGATTTGGCACAACATGCGGAGCAATGGGGCTATACACGTTATTGGCTTGCGGAACATCATAACTCACCGAGCATTGCTAGTTCAGCTACAGCCGTTGTTATTGGACATGTTGCTTCACAAACACAATCCATACGTGTAGGGTCAGGTGGTGTGATGTTGCCTAATCATGCGCCATTAGCCATTGCAGAACAATTCGGTACACTAGAAGCATTATTTCCAGGACGTATTGATCTTGGACTTGGGAGAGCACCTGGTACTGATCCATTAACTGCGAAGGCATTGCGTGGTGAGCGGGGGACACATGGACAAAATTTCCCTGATCAACTTGATGAATTGAGAAAATATATAGACCCAACATACGGTACTTCTCGTCCATCGATTCGAGCAATTCCTGGAGAAGGAAGTAATGTTCCGATTTGGTTGTTAGGCTCCAGTGATTTTAGTGCAGCGCTGGCAGCAGAGCAAGGACTTCCGTTTGCTTTTGCCGGACATTTCTCACCAACATATATCGTACCAGCGTTGAACCTTTACAAAACACAATTTCAACCATCCACCACTTATCTAAAGCCACATAGTATGGTTGCGGTAAATGTTATTGCAGCAGAGACGGATGAAGAAGCACAGTACTTAGCAACTTCGATGTATCAGTTGTTCCTTAGTTTTGTTCGTAGTAGGTCTGCGCCGCTTGCCCCTCCAGTTAGTGATATGGCTCAAATCTGGACGCAGCAAGAGAAATTTATGGTAGAACAGCAAGTTGGTTCATCCATTATCGGAAGTAAAGAAACCGTACAAAAAAAGCTAGAACAATTAATTGCTGCTACAGAAGTAGACGAAGTGATGGTAACTGCATATATTTATGACCATGCGGCTAGACTCCGTTCATTTGAAATCGTAGCCTCATTAATGGGGTAG